One genomic window of Corallococcus caeni includes the following:
- a CDS encoding BlaI/MecI/CopY family transcriptional regulator, with protein MPVTKPPSAEESKPLTPVELELMQLVWKLGEVSVADVLAALPPERKLAYTSVSTVLRILEQKGVVHSRKEGRGHLYSARLSREAYEAQSVRHLVATVFDGTPSSLVARLVEAVPLSAEEVEQIRKLLGKKGGRG; from the coding sequence ATGCCCGTGACGAAGCCGCCGTCCGCCGAGGAGTCCAAGCCGCTCACGCCGGTGGAGCTGGAGCTGATGCAGCTCGTGTGGAAGCTGGGGGAGGTGAGCGTGGCGGACGTGCTCGCGGCGCTGCCGCCGGAGCGCAAGCTGGCCTACACGTCGGTGTCCACGGTGCTGCGCATCCTGGAGCAGAAGGGCGTGGTGCACAGCCGCAAGGAGGGGCGGGGGCACCTGTACTCGGCGCGGCTGTCGCGCGAGGCCTACGAGGCCCAGAGCGTGCGCCACCTGGTGGCGACGGTGTTCGACGGGACGCCTTCGTCGCTCGTGGCGCGGCTGGTGGAGGCGGTGCCGCTGTCGGCGGAGGAGGTGGAGCAGATCCGCAAGCTGCTGGG